One window of the Phycodurus eques isolate BA_2022a chromosome 7, UOR_Pequ_1.1, whole genome shotgun sequence genome contains the following:
- the LOC133405309 gene encoding trichohyalin-like yields MREKEKRMLLYSEKLRREEDEEAKKLIHEKEKRIQFRQEALRKKEEKEMKLEREMEARSKREKELSTLFCQEEVMREKEGRAEQLNREKEMRMCHHQDQLSKKEEKEIKQLRNEKEILLWPQKEEIRREEEKEALKLMRDKETIIWHHQKALRKKEEEEMELLEIEMKTRIDLHKEKLNTDFDRLKSEKDLGTCFYPEKLMKKKEEEAEQLKRIREMEMQRNYQQIRISQQKEELMKEEKEEVARLKRQKVTRICQCKVELRREEEEEAEQLKRAKKMRLHLWREELRKGEDEEVEWLKREMDMRKRLLLDEFHRAQKEAEQSMRAKQMRMQFCLEELRKEEEEEAEQLKRDKAIRVCQQKEELMKDEEEEIAQLKKDTERRICRYLQELRREEKEEVEQLKQKKEMRLQRQLEELHREEEEAAEILKREKDVRFDLCQEQQMREEEEEEEELKKYIDTRKFLLEEELRSEENEPIKRERAMRTHSHKQEERKINEEEEEQSERERRTQLNHEEFRREEDENGQLMKEKDLRNALSLDELSRKAQELACLRRGKEMRIRLYQNGLRREEKGEIELMTRMCLHLRRAEEKEVEQLQRERQTKMRVYQEELTRQEVNELDKLRRERAKSAHQLLKGLQEEEREQLKRENAMGRNLQELSSEEKERLKEELMREEDKAEELNSGRTERNTGEEVEGRFTREMSTKTTLCEEELTSEVEEVECLKREMMRMFFRQEVPRREDEEAEKLERGKTKTWLRPGHSIEEEIKGSFLREIETQTMLNKKEQTNEEEKNETMSMSLCQVGLTNEEEEPLKMDKIKFPPQEKLAGEQKDEEGLEKEKEVKSKPQQEGSSREYETEWLKNERASIVYLKKDVIRIAEEQEKKRLYNCQEELRTEEEEEGEALKSEKEKMAYCQQVELKNGKEEEMVQLNRDTEQLRKEKLDETQLVKKDYAFSLGTGGNGRAGPKVKDRTCLRLEELRKEDEEQQEHLNIEKDKKAQLRQENPRSREEKVEGLMRENETNFQCELSREVDEEEEEVDFLKRQKWRRICLCIEELKRKEEEEVEQLQREKERRMHIYEEELRRDEEIEAEHLKSEKEQRIRLLQEELRVEEEEEAEQLKRDNEKRMSILHEKLQKEEEDERLKWENERRTLLHQEEQSKHEEEEQFKRVEEKRRSLYLEELRKEENETAERFEREKEQRTHLHQEELWREEKAEVEQLRKEKDKTIDNLQENLMREEEEEFNREKERRIHLLPEMLRKEEEEVEQLKREKEKRMQYCQEELRREEDEETEQLKIEKENRMSHLQDELKRETEELIDKLKAEKQKRMRLRQIDLWREEEERKLKTEYKERLRALRQCLLARRRKEETLMNNMFEQKEKLKESVRMEREDDQQFKLRQDREAALRALCLALEEREADHDRLTAQRRQFFECLKAESEEEPHTLRTRLQQGRGENLKFLTPEQAREKTLDSGFYSTFHPLNGAALESQHEIFGAFRPTPQRLNTTHFSTFSPTLGAPHSTTTTAAYTTMHPSLSTPDPLFCHPRTTVTVDPFATTSMKENYLANTTPGYCDQLSLNKFNEITVYRFQRQNAQPIPSAHM; encoded by the exons ATGagggagaaagaaaagagaatgcTTCTGTATTCGGAGAAATTAAGGAgagaggaagacgaggaggcaaAGAAATTAATCCATGAGAAGGAGAAAAGAATACAGTTTCGCCAGGAAGCACTGAGAAAGAAGGAAGAGAAGGAGATGAAGTTGGAAAGGGAGATGGAGGCTCGATCAAAGAGGGAAAAAGAGTTGAGTACACTCTTCTGCCAGGAGGAAGTgatgagagagaaagaaggaCGAGCAGAACAGTTAAATAGGGAAAAGGAGATGAGAATGTGTCACCACCAGGACCAATTGAGCAAAAAGGAAGAGAAGGAAATTAAGCAATTAAGGAATGAGAAGGAAATACTACTTTGGCCACAAAAGGAGGAGATAaggagagaggaagagaagGAGGCACTGAAATTAATGAGAGACAAGGAGACAATAATATGGCACCATCAGAAAGCACTGAgaaagaaggaagaggaggagatggAGTTATTAGAAATTGAGATGAAGACAAGAATAGATCTCCACAAGGAGAAACTCAATACGGATTTTGATCGATTAAAGAGTGAAAAAGATTTGGGCACATGCTTCTACCCTGAGAAGCTGATgaaaaagaaagaggaggaagCGGAGCAGCTAAAGAGGATAAGGGAGATGGAAATGCAGAGGAATTATCAGCAGATACGAATTTCTCAACAAAAGGAGGAGCTGAtgaaagaggaaaaggaggaggttGCACGATTGAAGAGGCAGAAAGTGACAAGAATATGTCAATGCAAAGTAGAATTGAGgcgagaggaagaagaagaagcagagcaATTGAAGCGGGCAAAGAAGATGAGACTTCATCTCTGGAGGGAAGAACTGAGGAAAGGGGAGGATGAGGAAGTGGAATGGTTAAAGAGGGAAATGGACATGAGAAAACGTCTGCTTCTGGATGAATTTCATAGAGCTCAAAAGGAGGCAGAGCAGTCAATGAGGGCAAAGCAGATGAGAATGCAATTCTGCCTGGAAGAGCTCaggaaagaggaagaggaggaggcagagcAGTTGAAGAGGGACAAGGCTATAAGAGTGTGCCAACAAAAGGAGGAGCTGATgaaagatgaggaggaggagatagCGCAATTGAAGAAGGATACTGAGAGAAGAATCTGTCGCTACCTCCAAGAGCTGAGGAgagaggaaaaggaggaagTGGAGCAATTGAAGCAAAAGAAGGAGATGAGACTACAGCGCCAACTAGAGGAGCTCcacagagaggaggaggaggcggcggagATTTTGAAGAGGGAGAAGGATGTTAGATTTGATCTCTGCCAGGAACAACAGatgagagaagaggaggaagaggaggaagagttgaaaaaatacattgacacTAGAAAATTTCTCCTTGAGGAGGAGCTTCGCTCGGAGGAAAATGAGCCAATAAAGAGGGAAAGGGCGATgagaacacattcacacaaacaagaGGAACGCAAAATAaatgaagaggaagaggagcaatCAGAGAGAGAGCGAAGAACACAGCTGAACCATGAGGAATTCAGGAGAGAAGAAGATGAGAATGGGCAATTAATGAAGGAAAAGGATTTAAGAAATGCTCTCTCCCTGGACGAACTGAGCAGAAAGGCGCAGGAGCTAGCATGTTTAAGGAGGGGCAAGGAGATGAGAATTAGGCTTTATCAGAATGGGCTGAGAAGAGAGGAAAAGGGTGAGATTGAACTGATGACAAGAATGTGTCTTCACCTTAGAAgagcagaagaaaaagaagtggAGCAGTTACAGAGGGAAAGACAGACAAAAATGCGTGTTTACCAAGAGGAACTGACAAGACAAGAAGTGAATGAATTGGACAAATTAAGGAGGGAAAGGGCAAAGAGCGCTCATCAGCTCCTGAAGGGACTGCAGGAAGAGGAAAGGGAACAATTGAAGAGGGAAAATGCCATGGGAAGAAATCTCCAAGAGTTGAGCAGTGAGGAAAAGGAGCGATTAAAGGAGGAGCTGATGAGAGAAGAGGATAAGGCAGAGGAATTGAATAGCGGTAGAACGGAGCGTAACACAGGTGAAGAAGTGGAAGGGCGGTTTACGAGGGAAATGTCGACAAAAACAACACTCTGTGAAGAAGAACTGACAAGTGAGGTTGAGGAGgtagagtgcttaaagagggaGATGATGAGAATGTTTTTCCGCCAGGAGGTCCCTAGGAGAGAAGACGAGGAGGCAGAAAAATTGGAGCGagggaagacaaaaacatggCTCCGTCCGGGGCATAGcatagaagaagaaataaaaggaTCGTTTTTAAGAGAAATAGAGACACAAACAATGCTCAATAAAAAAGAACAGACGAATGAGGAAGAGAAGAATGAGACAATGAGCATGTCGCTCTGCCAGGTGGGACTAacaaatgaagaagaggagCCACTGAAAATGGACAAGATAAAATTTCCGCCCCAGGAGAAGCTGGCGGGAGAGCAAAAGGACGAGGAAGGactggagaaggagaaggaagTAAAATCAAAACCCCAACAGGAAGGGTCAAGCAGAGAGTATGAGACTGAGTGGCTGAAAAACGAAAGGGCGAGCATAGTCTATTTGAAAAAAGACGTAATTAGGATTGCAGAAGAGCAGGAGAAGAAGAGACTATATAATTGCCAGGAGGAGCTGAGgacagaggaagaggaggaaggtgaAGCTTTAAAGAGTGAGAAGGAAAAGATGGCATATTGCCAACAAGTAGAATTGAAAAATGGCAAAGAGGAGGAGATGGTACAATTAAATAGGGACACGGAGCAGTTAAGGAAAGAGAAACTCGATGAGACACAGTTGGTAAAGAAAGATTATGCATTTTCATTAGGAACTGGGGGAAATGGAAGAGCAGGTCCCAAAGTGAAAGATCGAACATGTCTCCGACTGGAAGAGCTTCGaaaggaggatgaggagcaGCAAGAGCATTTGAACATCGAAAAGGATAAAAAAGCACAACTCCGCCAGGAGAATCCTAGGAGCAGGGAGGAAAAGGTAGAAGGGTTAATGAGGGAAAATGAAACTAATTTCCAATGCGAACTAAGTAGAGAAgtagatgaagaagaagaggaggtggattTTTTAAAGAGACAAAAGTGGAGAAGAATTTGCCTTTGCATTGAAGAACTgaaaagaaaggaagaagaagaagtggagcAGTtacagagagaaaaagagagaagaatGCACATTTATGAGGAGGAACTCAGAAGAGATGAAGAAATTGAGGCAGAGCATTTAAAGAGTGAAAAGGAGCAGAGAATACGTCTCCTCCAGGAAGAGCTGAGagtagaggaagaggaagaggcagagCAGTTAAAAAGGGACAATGAGAAGCGAATGAGTATCCTGCATGAGAAGTTGcagaaagaggaagaggatgagCGATTGAAGTGGGAAAATGAGAGGAGAACATTGCTCCACCAGGAGGAACAGAGTAAACATGAAGAGGAGGAGCAGTTTAAGAGGGTTGAGGAGAAAAGAAGGAGTCTCTACCTAGAGGAACTGaggaaagaggaaaatgagACAGCAGAGCGTTTCGAGAGGGAAAAGGAGCAGAGAACACACCTTCACCAGGAAGAGCTGTGGAGAGAGGAAAAAGCTGAGGTGGAACAACTAAGGAAGGAAAAAGACAAGACCATCGATAACCTCCAGGAGAATCTTatgagagaagaggaggaggagtttAATAGGGAGAAGGAAAGGAGAATACATTTACTCCCGGAAATGCTgaggaaagaggaagaagaggttGAGCAGTTAAAAAGAGAGAAGGAGAAGAGAATGCAATACTGCCAAGAGGAATTGAGGAGAGAGGAAGACGAAGAAACAGAACAGTTAAAGATAGAAAAGGAAAATAGAATGAGCCATCTCCAGGATGAGCTGAAGCGAGAGACAGAGGAATTGATTGACAAATTGAAGGCTGAGAAGCAAAAGAGAATGCGTCTCCGACAAATAGACCtgtggagagaagaggaggagaggaaaCTGAAGACTGAGTATAAGGAAAGGCTGAG GGCTTTACGGCAGTGTCTTCTGGCCAGGAGGAGAAAGGAGGAGACCTTGATGAACAACATGTTCGAGCAGAAGGAGAAATTAAAAGAATCTGTCCGGATGGAGAGGGAGGATGACCAGCAATTTAAACTCAG GCAGGACCGTGAAGCTGCCCTAAGAGCACTTTGCCTTGCACTTGAAGAACGGGAAGCTGACCATGATAGGCTGACGGCTCAAAGGAGACAATTCTTTGAGTGCCTTAAGGCCGAGTCAGAAGAGGAGCCACATACACTGAGAACAAGACTCCAGCAAGGCAGGGGGGAGAACCTGAAGTTTTTGACACCAGAG CAGGCACGAGAGAAAACTTTGGATTCTGGCTTCTACAGCACCTTTCACCCACTGAATGGGGCAG CTCTAGAGTCTCAACATGAGATATTTGGTGCTTTCAGACCAACTCCTCAGAGGTTGAACACCACACATTTCTCAACCTTCAGTCCGACGCTCGGAGCACCTCATTCCACGACTACCACCGCTGCCTATACCACCATGCATCCCTCATTGAGTACTCCAGACCCACTGTTCTGTCATCCAAGAACAACAGTAACTGTGGATCCATTCGCCACCACATCTATGAAAGAAAACTACCTAGCGAATACTACTCCTGGGTACTGTGATCAGCTGAGCCTAAATAAATTCAACGAGATCACGGTTTATCGTTTTCAAAGACAAAACGCACAGCCGATTCCTTCTGCACACATGTGA